A single Clostridiales bacterium DNA region contains:
- a CDS encoding DUF4163 domain-containing protein: MKKKFKSALIALGIALMCGNVVFAKSATVYVDENEIKIPQKCIVEGDHLLMPLRSICENLGYEVFWDEEARQVRIKRDFRDILYTIDSSNMVVNNIKKKTEIKPRLVKDRTYVSLESLAEALGENVQWQKENGLVGIELDYGYENGNWQEIFDLEKSYEKKDDNGDVLYSIHVSVPQLANYKNDAALEKINEYYRNKANSEFNDYAKLAEDDMTMRIDKEGISYASGYRVMQNFRNILSIYRVRINKQQSPIVEADVFNVETGEKLTVYDILKGSKKDIDQMIVNLIKDGLKKTPIMVDDKPITYNGGLENVDFAMQGGDLVFFLNPIGDILHFRLKLQENKEMFNINASDKFNYAEEKLARKVAMDSCNEYVKLIEKTTLGTDECYVYEKYNDDTKERIAIDRSLEKIYKLKKKNGMYFASSKRRIKDEISDRDAVKLVRNRIDSNEYATSVYGNMKNSDDGQEYSIINVRNLDGTVDRKLAVSRKDGAIYIEKKKVTPKLEQKDDGTISAVGFLEIDPELTNR; encoded by the coding sequence ATGAAAAAGAAGTTTAAGAGCGCATTGATTGCACTGGGTATAGCGTTAATGTGTGGCAATGTTGTATTTGCGAAAAGTGCCACTGTGTATGTGGATGAAAATGAAATAAAAATACCACAAAAATGTATTGTTGAAGGAGATCATCTGTTGATGCCTTTAAGGAGTATATGTGAAAATCTAGGATATGAGGTTTTTTGGGATGAAGAAGCAAGACAGGTTAGGATAAAAAGGGATTTTAGAGACATATTATATACCATTGATAGCAGTAATATGGTGGTAAATAACATAAAGAAAAAAACAGAAATAAAACCAAGGTTAGTAAAAGACAGAACTTATGTTTCACTTGAGTCGTTGGCTGAGGCCCTAGGTGAAAATGTACAATGGCAGAAAGAAAATGGCCTTGTAGGCATAGAGTTAGATTATGGATACGAAAATGGAAATTGGCAGGAAATATTTGATTTAGAAAAGTCCTATGAGAAAAAAGATGACAATGGTGATGTATTGTATAGTATACATGTTTCGGTACCACAGTTGGCCAATTATAAAAATGATGCTGCATTAGAGAAAATAAATGAGTATTATAGGAATAAAGCAAATAGTGAATTTAACGATTATGCAAAGCTAGCAGAAGATGATATGACTATGCGAATTGACAAAGAAGGAATTAGTTATGCTTCAGGGTATCGTGTGATGCAAAATTTCCGTAATATATTATCTATATACAGAGTAAGAATAAACAAGCAACAATCTCCAATAGTAGAGGCGGATGTATTTAATGTGGAGACTGGTGAAAAGTTGACCGTTTATGATATTTTAAAAGGATCCAAAAAGGACATAGACCAAATGATCGTTAATCTAATCAAGGACGGATTAAAGAAAACGCCAATTATGGTTGATGATAAACCTATAACATATAATGGTGGCTTGGAAAATGTTGATTTTGCGATGCAGGGAGGAGATTTAGTATTCTTCTTAAATCCTATTGGAGATATATTGCATTTTAGATTAAAGTTACAAGAAAATAAAGAGATGTTTAATATAAATGCTAGCGATAAATTTAATTATGCTGAAGAGAAATTGGCAAGGAAAGTTGCGATGGATTCTTGTAATGAGTATGTTAAATTAATAGAAAAAACAACTTTAGGAACTGACGAATGCTATGTGTACGAAAAGTACAATGATGATACTAAAGAGAGAATAGCAATAGACAGAAGTTTAGAGAAAATATATAAGTTAAAGAAGAAAAACGGTATGTATTTTGCATCTAGCAAGAGGAGAATTAAGGATGAGATAAGTGATAGAGATGCAGTTAAGTTAGTTAGAAATAGAATAGATAGTAATGAATATGCAACTAGTGTATATGGGAACATGAAGAATAGTGATGATGGTCAAGAGTATAGTATTATAAACGTAAGGAATT
- the recR gene encoding recombination protein RecR — translation MDLFAAPIAKLVDEFEKLPGIGHKTAQRLAFHVLNLPKEKVEELAKSILDAKAKTKYCSVCGSLTQTDPCDICSNQSRSMDTICVVEEAKDIVTLEKMREFKGKYHVLHGTISPMNGVGPNDINIQSLLKRVASGDVKEVILATNPNVEGEATAMYISKLLKPFSIKTTRIAHGIPVGGDLEYADEVTLSKAFEGRREF, via the coding sequence ATGGATTTATTTGCGGCACCAATAGCAAAACTTGTTGATGAGTTTGAAAAATTGCCTGGTATAGGTCATAAGACAGCACAAAGACTTGCATTTCATGTACTTAATTTGCCAAAAGAGAAAGTAGAAGAATTAGCAAAGTCTATATTAGATGCAAAGGCAAAAACAAAATATTGTTCTGTGTGTGGAAGTTTAACTCAGACAGATCCGTGTGATATATGTAGTAATCAATCTAGAAGTATGGATACTATATGTGTTGTTGAGGAAGCAAAGGATATAGTAACGTTAGAGAAGATGCGTGAGTTTAAGGGGAAATATCATGTATTACATGGTACTATATCTCCAATGAATGGAGTTGGTCCAAACGATATAAATATACAATCGTTGCTAAAAAGAGTTGCTAGTGGAGATGTGAAAGAAGTGATATTGGCTACAAATCCCAATGTTGAGGGTGAAGCGACAGCGATGTATATATCAAAACTTTTAAAACCTTTTTCTATAAAAACAACAAGAATAGCGCATGGGATACCTGTAGGCGGAGATTTAGAGTATGCAGATGAGGTTACGTTATCTAAAGCATTTGAAGGAAGAAGAGAATTTTAG